The segment agaagagagaaatatttaaaagtaggATTTGTATTATCACTAGAGGATACTAAAATGTTGCAGTTAAAACCAAACAGCTTGCGTATTTATAAAATGATCAGATTACATACCCTGTCTTATTTTTGTCCAGTAAGCTGGGAACCAAGGATCTGATATAGGCGCAGGTACATATGAGCAGCAAGATTACAGTCAGCAGGCTCTGAAAGTTGAAGATGGCAGACTatggaagaaaattagaaaagaaaaattacatcttCACAGTACAAAACTTCCCCTCACTGCATAAGCTGGTGAAAACAGGTGATCCTGTAGACAATACCcactaaaaccaaaataaacctACAATGCTAGAAACTCTTTTTAACAGCCTCTTGCACACAGTGATGGAAGAacaaagttttcctttctcaatCCATCCTGAGAAGGGTAAAGAAACAGCAGGCAAAATGGTAACCTTACCGTTTTGCTCCCAGGGACCTGTTCCAAAGCCAGTTTGTGGAAACCCATTAGCAGCAGGCTAAGagttacagaaaacagatgttctGTCCTGGCCAAGAACACGTTTAAGTGCAGTCTGCATCCAAAGAgtatggtggtggtggtggtgaaagTGGAGGTGAAGAGTATTTGACAAGTAAACCAGTGGCAGCCAAGGCAGCGAATCACAAGAAATATGTAGGAGGATTGTTAATATACTGTTTTATGAAGACTACACCAAAAAATTCCACAATTTGTAGAAATACATACAATTAAGCCCACCTGAACTACAGAAAAGATAACTGATTCATTTTATCTTCAAATCACctttagattttaaatttaaaacatccTCACTGTTTTAAACTTACGTACTTATTAAGTGCTCATTTTATGGAAAATGCTGGAAGAATGGGGGAATTGCATTAGGATGGAGAAGTGCTATTGTTTGATAGTAAAACTGATCTGCCTACtggcagtaagaaaaaaacagttccTGAGAAACTGCTGCATGATCTGGCTATTTGCTAAAGTTTAAAGTATCACTAATATGCAGGAAGTGCATctcacaaacattttttttagctAAAGTCTGAGTCCTGTGTGGCCAACATCTTTAATCATTAACTTAAAAGCAACCATCATTGCTTATGTGAAGCAATCTTTTCCAGAAGTATAAACATTATAGGGGGAGAGAAGGTACTCATGTAAAGACTGCTGTAACTCCATAACCAAGTGCCAAACCTGGCAGAAGGATGGCTGATGCTGATTTCTAGTGAGTGCCACATTACCATTCCAATGAATGATGCACTAGCAgcatggttggttttttttccccaatagaTGCACCGGAATTTTTAGTGGAAATATTTCCCTACTAGTCATTGTGATTTTAGCTTCTAACAATTAGTCCCAAATCTGAGACTTAAGATTCTTCTTACAATGTGAAAGTAATTCAGCTGCATGAAGCACGATGCTGCAGTTTTattggtttgtggttttttctgttgttgtttggttgtttttttaacttagcATGTCTCAACTGACATTTTGGTCAACAGGGCCAGGTAGTATATCAGGCAATTGCTTACTTCAAACAGCCTTATCTTCTCTGCTCAGCTACCCTCTTTTGCAAATCCTACTCGGTCTGAACTCcaaaaaaatggcaaagcaaATATAgtaaattaacttttatttctggAGTTCTGATCAATTTTTGTCTGAATATCCCATATTATTTTTGTACTGCTTAACCCAGAAAGCTGTATctaattaaatgtaaatatttagcACTTATGAAGGGATATTACATTGCAGTTTCCTTCTTCAAGAACACGATGGGATTTAAGAGCACATCACAGCTCCCATTTCCATAGCCTGGGGCACATCCCTGTTGATCTATGTACACTTTCCTACTATGTCAAAAAATTCTAATGTTTTGAAGCTCCGATAAGCAATTTCCCTAGATAGTTAAAGAGACATAAAAGAAAGTCAGTATCTCAGTTCAGTATTGCACTAACAGTAAATTAAGAGAGAAAACCAAGAAGCTCTAGTAGGAACAAAGCCACTggaacatccacagcctttctgatACTGGGATCTAAAACCTAGTGACAAAAAAGAATAACCTTAGCTTACACAGAAGTCTCCATCAATCACAGGAAGCAATACTAGAACATGTGTATAACTGCCAGCCTGAATACATGCATTAGACAGGGCTAGATACACAAACCAATGTAAATGTCTAAGTTAACGGGGTCCAACAGGCGGCCCATGGGTGTGGAGCTACCCATGAGGAAGGAACAGCACAGAGAGGCTCAAGGAGCCTCTGCAGGCTGTAGGAGAGTTTTCAGCATCCCGGAGGGCATGTCCTCAAAGGCAGCACCAGCCACTGGCGTGGGTGCGCTactgctccctgctgcctgaAGCTGGAGCCCTCTTGCATCAGCCATCCCGCAGGAGCAAAAATTCCCAAGCCAGTTCCCTCGTTCCTCACGCCCTTTCTGTAACAACAGTCTGAGAGACAAAAAAAGGGACAGGGTGAAAATGTGATTAGGGTGCAGAGAGAAGGTAAATAGTGGAGGAAGCTGAAGAGCAAATGGCAACTACACACAACAACTGACATGCAGGCAGGTTTCTGCGGTGAGTGCGAACATGGAGAGGGGATGTTACACAGCTCAAGTACAGCGGTGATACACCGAAAGCCAGCCCTCAAGTTCTAAAGGTGAGgctacctgcttttctgctgatCCACAGCATTAGCTAAATCATGTTTAGTGTTCTAGCTTAGCTAGCAGAGTCATCATTTCTGTTGTACCATGTTGTAAATAACGACAGATTATTCACAAAGGACAAAACACTGCCCATCATTATTGGTAGACCCTTGCCTTTGTACTAGGCATAAGGTTTTGCCAACTTCAGAATCCAGGGAATTCTCAATTCTCCTGCAGAGGCAACTCTTACGACCTACGAgaggcagcatctcctggcTCCTGCACGTCTAGGAACGTGATGGGGCCAGACCCAGGAGTGGCTGCCTCTCAGCAAAGCCAGATACTCCCTATCAACTGATTATTTTGATCAGTCCTCTGGGACAGACAGCTGCTCTCAACATCTCACAGTGCAGTGCCTGCCAGAGCTTGGTTCCCATGAATTCCTGCAAGctttctcctgcagctgcttcccaaGGAGCTGGCGGTATCGGGTACTTCAACATATGAAAATGGCAGAAGGGCACACTTGCTTCCTCTTAAGCAGGGATTGTAAATGTATACTCATGAAATGTGTTATTAGTCAATCAATAGGGGCAGTATATAATTGTCCTTTGTTGGGCTCTTCATGTGTTTCTCCAGATACGCAGCGTAGGACGTCACTGTAATTACAGACGCCCTTCCACCGAAATGTGCTCTGAATTATACATTTATCCATACAGTGACTTTAAAAGAACAGAcgtgcatattttaaaatttgtttacaATTCTGAACTGGAAATGaaagtttatttctgaagtaGATGGCTTCACATTTCACATCTGAAGTAATTCTTAGGACCCAGCTGAATTTACAGAAAAGGGTGATTTACATCCGGCTGCTCCACCTGATGTAATTAAAGGTTGCTGTAAGAGTCATACATTACTCAAAATCCTTTCAAAAAATAGTGCATTCACATACCAAGCTATTTGGAAAATGTAATGTAGGTGGATTGCAGTTAATTTGATTCAACTGCATTCCTCTGATCCAAATGTAGTTGGAATTCTTCAAACATGTTGACTGGCTTAATGTAGATCCTACGATCCTCATTCCCATTATAAAGAAATTTCAGCAGATTGAGAACATGATGCTATCTCTCAGACTGTGTCCACACACTGGTGGAAAGATAACTAACTTCCCAGACTCAaactgcaaaggcagaaaagatCACCACTGGTATTATATTCTTGGTTTAGACAGTACAAGCTATGGCTGACATTCTACATCTGTGTCTGGCACATTTCTGACTTGGTGGAAATACCTCAATAGTTACATTCTCTGTTACTTCAGTAATTAcacttttccccctcctccctctcttGTGTGCTGTCTCCAGGTAGTTGTGGAGCACTATCAAATCACCTGCAGCGTTAATGAGGTATTATATTCAGCTGAACGTGCAAGAGCAAGTTTTTTCATAAGTCTTTAGAAATTTAAGACCATGGATGTTAGCTTTGAGAGCTACATGCCCAAAGGCTCTTTTAAATCCTTCAAAAAATCagcccttaaaaaaaaccccctcaatATTATTTCCCTGATCATATCATATCTTACTAAAAGTAATTCCATGTAATACGCCATAGGAATAAAGAATGAATACTCTTGGAAGTTTTCATGTGTTGAGATTAGCAGTGGTGGCATGCATTATAAATACTCATGTGAATATATGGTAGTTAGAAGACAAACTACAGCTAGGGACATTTGAATGTGTTCCCATCTGAGCCCACATCTCAACAGCATAGCTGTCAGTAGAGAGATACTGGGGCAAACAGAGAGTTATAAGGAAAGAAATGGTCTCCAGTTGCCTATGGAGGATGCCATCGGTCACTCTGCTGCAACACAGGAGCAGGGGATGTTGTGACAGCTACTTTTACTGGAGTTTCTAGTTCATTtctggagggaggaaaggaggagttTGCTGATGGAGTAAAAAGAAATTCATGGAACAGTATACGGTAATAAGATTTCAATATAATAAAGTATAATATACTTCAGTTCATTTAgagtatgtatgtatgtaactGAAAAATGGAATCACAATGGGCTGTAACGTTTGCACAGCCCCTCTCAACCTGCTCACGACAACGTTGTCACTCCTGCAATTTAGGCAACATTAAATTTACTAcagctggggagaagaaaaaaaaagaaaaagaggcaacTCAGAGTTCTGGTTATCAACAACTCTTGCACTTTATATGAGTATTTAATTCCATGTGCTGAAAGGAAGGGCACACTCAGATGACTGCCTAAATTTTTAGTGCTCACTAGTAAATGCGTATTCAACCTCAGCAGACACAGCTGTAATAGATGCAAGAATCCTAAACTATGTCTACAGTGAAAACAACAGCCATAGCCAAGACTTCCTGTATGTGCCTCGGCACTTTTTATTCACTCCATCACTCCTACACTCTCTGATTCGGATACTGTTTTGTTCCATGTCTTTGCAGGCAACACCACAGAATTACGAACCACTTAATGATGCAACCCTTGGGTAGCACTGTAATAAATTACATCTTAACTTCTGATGCGACTGTACGTGTCATGGAAGGACCCACTGAATTTCCCCTTGTGTCATACATTTACTTTCACTCAAAATACACCATGTATCATGGTTCTATAAAAGCTCTCCCAATTTATCTCAACAGACTGAACACTGAAACCAAAGATTTATCTTCCCTAGACTTCTAGTATTTACAAAATGATTACTCCATCTCTGATTGCAGTGCAGCCATGATTTCATCTGTGCATACTATAAAAAGAAAGGCCACTGTAGTGCCAGCAAGCTGTTAAACTTTGCCCCACAGTTACTATTACAATAATCAATTTCTGTGGGCAAACCCAGACAAATTATTGGAATATCCTAAAGAAATGATAACTTCATTTGTGCAATATGCAGTGGAATATACAGTCTTTCtagaacagttttcttttttcctcctcaataTTATACAATTGATGGATGATTATGTTCTGTGgaaccaaagaaacaaatactGATACCCGACTGTTTAGCTGCAATTGTCATATTAACATGTGAGCAAGACCTTACACTGTAGTTAAAGTGTGGTTAAGCAAGagctgataaaaatgaaaaagcctaCATTAAAACAGTAACGTAGGCTTCAAATCTcatcacagaaaactgaaataaatcaatGAAAGAGGTCCttaaaaaactgaaagaggaaatcaatgaaattttaatgaagaggtccttaaaatactgaaagagaaaatgcttaGTATCACAGGTTTCCACTAGGTATTGCAATTCTTATTTCCCCAGTCTCAATCTAATTTTTAGGAGtataatattgaaaaaaaaaaaaaaaaaaggaaataaaacatgtaGCACTACTCCCCATCTGAAGATCAAAGAAATTGCTAGAACTTAATTAAAACATGTacataattatattattttcaacctattcagaaataatttgttttcccaCTGCTGCCAAATGCAATctgataaaaatgaatgaaaataagaatttgtAAAAGAGGCATGCTAATtagtactgtaaaaaaaatacagaacttgcAAATCAGTTATGTTTGAAGTGATTATTGGCAAAACTACTCTGAAGAACTAAGCAAGAGGTGTTTAGACATAACTGGTTTGTGCTTTGTAAGTATCCAAATACCATCGAGGTAGCAGTTACTAGTTGTTCCAACATGAATAGGGTTTTTTACTTTGAGTTTACTGGACATTCACCCCGGTACTTACTTTCCGAAGAATTTAAGCACGGTATGTAATGCTCATTCACACTTCTGCCTAAAATATTCAAAGTTCTGtctaaaatatatatttttgcacTGATAAAATTTAGGCTAAGGCTTTATTACAGTAATAGGGAGTCTTTCCTGCAGACATTTCTTGAAGTATACTGCCCAAATTAAATGGGAAGTATAGTACATAGGAATGAATGTATGCTTCCTGTCACCTGAAGACTAATACATCTGTTTAAAAGTAACCCATCTCTCTAAACAATTAGACAATGAATTAACACATGGAAGCAGTTATCTTCTCCTACAAAAGCTTTTGACTTTAACAGATTTAgttttttttactgcaattCAAATCTACAGACCAACAATGAAATGATACCTCAAGCTGACAACGCTGAAATTCCATGCTCACTTAATTCCTCCTTCTTTGCCCCAATACCTAGAGAAGTTTCAAAATTGAGCTTTTGGTGTGAGCAGCTAGCAAGTGCAGCACTTCACCAAAAAATCTTACAATAAAAAACTAAATTGAAGTTACAGTATCAAGCTTTTTTATCAGGGCTATTGTAacacatatgtgtatatgtCCATATATTTACTAAACATAGACTTGTTAGATGTAGCAGTAAATGCTTAAGATAccttttcctccccaccttCTTTGCAGATTATATAGcttgcaatttttttgtctgctgtcTTCCCCCATTAGATAACAGAAACAATTTCTATAACCCTTTTATTAGGATGTTGAAGCTAAGCATGTTCTCTAGAGTAACATGAGACTAAATAGTTTCTAGAACTATGAATGGAGAGGTGATACCCAGCCATTACCACAGAGCTCTCCAAAAGGACATAAGTCTTGACCTGCAGCTCTTCTACCTCTCCTGCCCTAAAAATGTGTACATTGGAAATTTCTAGAGTGCAGTtgagcaggagaaaaattatCTGTGTAAAGAAAAAGGCATCTTTGGCCACGATGAGTAAGTTCTGGTTTCTCTTGCTGTTCATTGAAGAAGTATGCCTAATTATAAACTTGTACCATTCCTGTGTTTTTGGTAACTGATCAGCGTATTTCTGTCAAATCATTTAACTCTCCCTTCTGGAACAGTATGGAACTTGCGTACCATACTGTTTAGTTTCTTTACCTCATATTTACTAGAGAAtcataagaaacagaaaaactgtgtGTGTGAATGGAAGATGTAAGTCATTCTAACATGCCAGCACATTTTCAGTCAGGTGACATCCCCACTCAAATAAAAGCTGGATAGAAAAAGCGTGAGTTTGTAGCAGAAGGTGCTACAGTAATTTGAACATAGAAGGAAGTCAAAGTTCTCAGAAAGTaagatactgaaatatttttgcttggTTGTATTGAATACTTTGACATTTGCAATTCAGCTAACATTCTATCTGCTGGTATCTGAGGAATTTACCAAAATAATGTTATAGGAAAAGTTTTACTGTCATACCAAACTCACAAGCAAGAATCAAAAACTAACTACAGATAGGGCCCATAgcacaacaggaaaaaaccacacGCATTCTATTTCTCTGAATGTCTCTTATTGCCACAGAAAGCCTGTGCAATTCAAAGCTGAACTGCATTCCTGAACATCCTTACAGAATGCCTGAAAAGTTGCTGCATGCATTCAAGAGATGGTATGTTCCTTCTGTTCTAAAGGCTGCACAAAAAGCTTATCTTTTAATTTACCAATTAATTTACTAAGGATTTAAGTATACTGTTTatatacttctttttttgaCCATTAATAGTACAACCATCTccttaaaacatgaaaaataaatacttgtcTATCAGGAAAAAACATACGTAGTTAGtcaagaaataatgaaaagctcTACTAAGTCCCTGATGTCCCATGGCACCCAACAGGCCTACAGCCCCTCTGTAGGTCTCTTTGGCAGAGTTCAGGTGTGTGGCTTGGATTCTAAGCATCTGTAAGACAGGTATAATTTTCAGCAAGATGCCAGCAGTTTCCACTTCTCTCCCTGGTCACAAAAtcaaaaatgagaatttttggTGAGTTTGAACACCAAGCTCTGTGCATCagcagaaaaacttactcaaCACTGTAGCTATTACAGCGGATGCACATGGTGTCTAATGCTGCAGCCAATGAAAAAAACGTATTGTGACATAGATTATTTTATGGtaacttccttttttgttcAACTTAAAGTGTTTGGATCGTGAGTGGAAAATCTACGGTGTAATTCATCTACAATTAGTCTGCCCATTATTAACTTCaaaaaggctgcagaaaaaTGTGATCCCCACTTTTCATGCTATTactaaataaaatgaagatatttaATAGTAGACAGAATGCCAAAGATGTTTAATAAGGACTGCTCGGCATTTagcaaagaaacagtttctCACAACTGGTGTCATTCCTGGACTGTTTAGGTATGTGgtaaaagtagaaaaagcagATTCATTGCACCCTAATCTTTCCAAATCTTTACAATggcagaagaaataatttcttctgttctaTAACCACAGAAG is part of the Falco biarmicus isolate bFalBia1 chromosome Z, bFalBia1.pri, whole genome shotgun sequence genome and harbors:
- the TMEM167A gene encoding protein kish-A, with protein sequence MSAIFNFQSLLTVILLLICTCAYIRSLVPSLLDKNKTGLLGIFWKCARIGERKSPYVAVCCVAMAFSILFVQ